In a genomic window of Gossypium arboreum isolate Shixiya-1 chromosome 9, ASM2569848v2, whole genome shotgun sequence:
- the LOC108454571 gene encoding 60S ribosomal protein L14-2-like has product MPFKRYVEIGRVALVNYGKDYGKLVVIVDVVDQNRALVDAPDMVRGQMNFKRLTLTDITIDIPRVPKKKTLIEAMEKADVKNKWENSSWGRKLIVQKRRASLNDFDRFKLMLAKIKRAGVVRQELAKLKKENSS; this is encoded by the exons ATG CCTTTCAAGAGGTACGTTGAGATCGGAAGAGTGGCTCTCGTTAACTACGGCAAAGATTACGGCAAGTTGGTTGTCATCGTCGATGTCGTTGACCAAAACAGA GCACTTGTTGATGCTCCAGATATGGTCAGAGGCCAAATGAACTTCAAGAGGCTTACATTGACAGATATCACAATCGACATTCCCCGTGTTCCAAAGAAGAAGACATTGATTGAAGCTATGGAGAAGGCCG ATGTTAAGAACAAGTGGGAGAATAGCTCATGGGGTAGAAAGTTGATTGTTCAGAAGAGAAGAGCATCTCTCAACGACTTTGATCGGTTCAAGCTTATGTTAGCTAAGATCAAG AGGGCTGGGGTTGTCAGGCAAGAACTCGCGAAGTTGAAAAAGGAGAATTCATCTTGA
- the LOC108456830 gene encoding COP1-interacting protein 7 isoform X1 has protein sequence MKSSTRLDSVVFQLTPTRTRCDLVISANGKTEKMASGLLNPFLAHLKTAQEQMAKGGYSIILQPDPTIDATWFSKGTVESFVRFVSTPEILERVYSVESEILQIEEAIAIQSNNNIGSSAVEENQVKPLESLEGSRATSDSSDEKAIVLYSPGPLPPEANASSVEGNSKAQLLKVLETRKTVLQKEQSMAFARAVAAGFDIDNMAPLMSFAETFGASRLRDACIKFTELWKRKHETGQWLEIEAAEVMSSQSDFAAMNASGIVLSENNGKSGVESSADGKVPMDQQTLSHQEYYQAQYPHPMFPPWPIHSPPGGMPPFQGYPMQGMPYYPNYPGGSPFFQQPYPSAEDPRLNAGKRIQKRHSMESRDSHSGSDTWEMERAKSQENEELDNETSLSPKPRKKSIRSGMVVIRNINYITSKRENSSGSDSQSHSESEVDMEDGDIEHKNSQRSSKRKGSRTKSVDEYDREETVHGKETDGGHWQAFQNYLLRDAEDEERRTDQSMFSTDKEFKGKRRPNRVNEGEYPLVSGGREMGQFEEGNTTDMHEISASGSRMPIASNDQSLIIRRGGHSADDGRFFIDGEMDGRRGYRRNINDEFIVDRQQNPSDFMNSPSDPQTFNRFERSPNSSERRPSNNINDDSYIVSLRSTSATQAGTDDRSAINMDSDFTLSLQKAENIPNRAGSQVNYELDDLSLMPERGAEMGSIGYDPALDYEMQVHAESGTKKNKDVMQGSKKSEKDRKSRLTSDPSDKKKTIGPIRKGKPSKPSPLDEAKVRAERLRTYKADLQKLKKEKEEEEIRRLEALKMERQKRIAARGNSVPAQSSVASQSKKQLPSKLSPSTHKGSKFTDGEPGPSSPLQRSIKPASVGSVDSHKASKPSKLNSATPSRGNRLSHSVSSLPEPKKDIGGVTPDTKASMARIRRLSEPKTSSSPLVSSVKSRHSEPKSKTKASGVPESKKISAIMNHDKSKIASLPELKIKTTKDPNVTDNKLGGNEMIQKVSGSISSTIDVAEPSRNTDKGSLHIDGDDGTVIEKTVVMLESIPTVNSSEATTLVQKENNGIFKIGRETEMVSDYAAIRAPVSSLNLDAVDKEHQIQPKPQAYEGNVSNTEKELSKFTSTSVTEKQYQAPLARVSSLEDPCTEISEYDKALPTSMQVAATDSENVRALVADTKNLKLEKIPEVLDKSQVKEPSKGFRRLLKFGKRNHSSARSEHSIDSNNEADELVANGASSSEVQSLKNLISQDETPTADNTPQKSSRTFSLLSPFRIKTSEKKYMA, from the exons ATGAAGTCTTCAACTCGACTTGACTCAGTGGTGTTCCAACTCACACCAACTCGAACCAG GTGTGATTTGGTTATATCTGCAAATGGGAAGACTGAAAAAATGGCTTCAGGTTTGCTTAATCCATTCCTTGCCCATTTAAAGACTGCTCAAGAGCAGATGGCCAAGGGGGGTTACTCAATTATCCTTCAACCAGACCCCACCATTGATGCAACTTGGTTCTCTAAAGGAACTGTGGAAag TTTTGTTCGATTTGTGAGTACTCCAGAGATCTTGGAACGAGTGTATTCTGTCGAATCTGAAATTTTGCAGATTGAAGAGGCTATTGCAATTCAAAGCAATAACAATATAGGATCGAGTGCC GTAGAAGAAAATCAAGTAAAACCTTTGGAAAGCTTAGAAG GCAGCAGGGCTACATCTGATTCCAGTGATGAGAAAGCCATTGTCCTTTACTCG CCTGGTCCACTACCACCTGAAGCGAATGCATCTTCTGTGGAGGGAAATTCTAA AGCTCAACTTTTGAAAGTCCTGGAGACAAGGAAGACAGTGCTGCAGAAAGAGCAAAGTATGGCCTTCGCACGTGCTGTAGCTGCTGGTTTTGACATTGACAATATGGCACCTTTGATGTCATTTGCTGAAACTTTTGGAGCCTCTCGTTTGAG GGATGCTTGTATAAAATTTACTGAATTATGGAAAAGAAAGCATGAAACTGGCCAGTGGCTTGAGATTGAAGCGGCTGAAGTGATGTCCAGCCAATCTGATTTCGCTGCTATGAATGCTTCTGGCATTGTGTTGTCAGAAAACAATGGAAAGTCTGGTGTTGAATCAAGTGCAG ATGGGAAGGTTCCAATGGATCAGCAGACCCTGAGCCATCAAGAATATTACCAAGCTCAGTATCCGCACCCCATGTTTCCTCCTTGGCCTATCCATTCTCCACCAGGTGGTATGCCACCTTTTCAAGGATATCCTATGCAAGGGATGCCTTACTACCCGAATTATCCGGGTGGTAGCCCATTCTTTCAGCAACCTTATCCATCAGCGGAGGATCCGAGACTCAATGCTGGTAAACGAATACAAAAGCGACATTCAATGGAGAGCAGAGATAGCCATAGTGGATCAGATACTTgggaaatggagagagcaaaatCTCAAGAAAATGAGGAGTTGGACAATGAAACTTCATTAAGTCCAAAACCGAGAAAGAAGAGTATCAGGTCAGGGATGGTGGTCATCAGGAACATCAATTATATCACTTCAAAAAGGGAAAATTCTTCAGGTAGTGATTCGCAGTCACATTCTGAATCTGAAGTGGATATGGAAGATGGAGATATTGAGCATAAGAACTCTCAGAGATCCTCAAAGAGGAAAGGAAGTCGAACAAAATCTGTTGATGAATATGATAGGGAAGAAACAGTTCATGGGAAGGAGACAGATGGTGGACACTGGCAAgcatttcaaaattatttacttAGAGATGCTGAAGACGAAGAACGTAGAACTGATCAAAGCATGTTTTCGACAGACAAGGAATTTAAAGGAAAGAGAAGACCTAATAGGGTGAATGAAGGTGAATATCCTTTAGTTTCTGGAGGACGAGAAATGGGTCAATTCGAAGAAGGGAATACAACCGACATGCATGAAATTAGTGCAAGTGGCTCTCGCATGCCTATAGCATCGAATGATCAGTCATTGATTATTAGAAGAGGTGGTCACTCTGCTGATGATGGAAGGTTCTTCATTGATGGTGAAATGGATGGCAGGAGGGGTTATCGAAGGAATATAAATGATGAGTTCATTGTAGATAGACAACAGAATCCGTCAGATTTTATGAATTCTCCATCTGATCCACAGACTTTTAATCGGTTTGAACGTTCACCCAACAGTTCGGAAAGAAGACCTTCAAATAATATAAATGATGATTCCTACATAGTTTCATTGAGGTCAACTTCAGCTACCCAAGCTGGAACTGATGACCGAAGTGCTATCAATATGGATTCCGATTTCACGTTATCACTTCAGAAAGCAGAAAATATACCTAACAGGGCTGGAAGCCAGGTCAATTATGAACTGGATGATTTGAGTTTGATGCCTGAGCGTGGAGCAGAAATGGGGTCAATTGGTTACGATCCTGCTTTGGATTATGAAATGCAGGTTCATGCTGAAAGTGGTACCAAGAAAAATAAAGATGTCATGCAAGGGTCTAAAAAGTCAGAAAAGGACCGAAAATCAAGGCTTACTTCCGATCCTTCAGATAAAAAGAAGACTATAGGGCCAATACGGAAAGGAAAGCCTTCAAAACCGAGTCCTTTGGATGAAGCAAAAGTCCGAGCTGAGAGGCTAAGAACCTATAAAGCTGATCTTCAGAAACTAAAGAAGGAGAAG GAAGAGGAGGAGATTAGGCGACTCGAAGCATTGAAGATGGAGAGACAAAAGAGAATTGCTGCAAGAGGCAATTCCGTTCCAGCTCAGTCATCCGTGGCTTCACAAAGCAAGAAACAATTGCCATCAAAACTTTCTCCGAGTACTCATAAGGGATCAAAGTTTACTGATGGTGAGCCTGGACCATCATCACCGCTACAAAGATCCATCAAGCCTGCTTCTGTGGGATCAGTTGATTCTCATAAAGCCTCCAAACCGAGTAAATTGAACAGTGCAACTCCGTCCCGTGGAAATAGATTAAGCCACTCAGTTTCATCATTGCCAGAACCGAAGAAAGACATTGGTGGTGTAACTCCTGATACAAAGGCATCTATGGCAAGGATTAGGAGATTATCAGAGCCAAAAACAAGTAGCAGTCCACTTGTTTCTTCAGTGAAGTCACGGCACTCTGAACCAAAGTCGAAAACAAAAGCATCTGGAGTGCCTGAAAGCAAAAAAATATCAGCAATTATGAACCATGATAAAAGTAAGATTGCTTCTCTTCCCGAGCTCAAAATTAAAACAACTAAAGATCCCAATGTTACGGACAACAAATTGGGAGGAAATGAAATGATTCAGAAGGTCAGTGGAAGTATTTCTTCGACCATCGATGTTGCTGAACCAAGTAGGAACACAGACAAAGGTTCACTTCATATTGATGGGGACGACGGTACAGTAATTGAGAAAACTGTTGTGATGCTTGAATCCATTCCCACAGTAAATTCATCAGAAGCAACGACACTAGTACAGAAGGAGAACAATGGCATCTTTAAAATCGGGAGGGAAACTGAGATGGTGTCAGATTATGCTGCCATTCGTGCACCTGTTTCTTCATTGAATCTTGATGCAGTTGATAAAGAACATCAAATACAACCAAAACCGCAAGCTTATGAG GGAAATGTAAGTAACACTGAGAAGGAATTGTCAAAATTTACGAGCACAAGTGTTACTGAAAAACAGTATCAAGCCCCTTTAGCTCGGGTGTCTTCTTTGGAAGATCCATGTACTGAAATTTCAGAGTATGACAAAGCACTTCCGACAAGCATGCAGGTTGCAGCAACAGATTCGGAGAATGTTAGAGCTCTTGTAGCTGACACGAAGAACTTGAAACTGGAAAAGATTCCTGAAGTGTTGGATAAATCTCAAGTAAAGGAGCCATCGAAAGGGTTTCGACGGTTGTTGAAGTTTGGAAAAAGGAATCATAGCTCAGCTAGAAGTGAACATAGTATTGACTCAAACAATGAGgctgatgagttggttgcaaacggtgCCTCATCTAGTGAAG TTCAATCGTTGAAGAACCTAATCTCTCAGGATGAAACCCCGACAGCCGATAATACTCCACAAAAGT CATCTCGTACATTTTCATTGTTATCACCGTTCCGAATCAAGACAAGTGAAAAGAAGTATATGGCTTGA
- the LOC108456830 gene encoding COP1-interacting protein 7 isoform X2 encodes MKSSTRLDSVVFQLTPTRTRCDLVISANGKTEKMASGLLNPFLAHLKTAQEQMAKGGYSIILQPDPTIDATWFSKGTVESFVRFVSTPEILERVYSVESEILQIEEAIAIQSNNNIGSSAVEENQVKPLESLEGSRATSDSSDEKAIVLYSPGPLPPEANASSVEGNSKAQLLKVLETRKTVLQKEQSMAFARAVAAGFDIDNMAPLMSFAETFGASRLRDACIKFTELWKRKHETGQWLEIEAAEVMSSQSDFAAMNASGIVLSENNGKSGVESSADGKVPMDQQTLSHQEYYQAQYPHPMFPPWPIHSPPGGMPPFQGYPMQGMPYYPNYPGGSPFFQQPYPSAEDPRLNAGKRIQKRHSMESRDSHSGSDTWEMERAKSQENEELDNETSLSPKPRKKSIRSGMVVIRNINYITSKRENSSGSDSQSHSESEVDMEDGDIEHKNSQRSSKRKGSRTKSVDEYDREETVHGKETDGGHWQAFQNYLLRDAEDEERRTDQSMFSTDKEFKGKRRPNRVNEGEYPLVSGGREMGQFEEGNTTDMHEISASGSRMPIASNDQSLIIRRGGHSADDGRFFIDGEMDGRRGYRRNINDEFIVDRQQNPSDFMNSPSDPQTFNRFERSPNSSERRPSNNINDDSYIVSLRSTSATQAGTDDRSAINMDSDFTLSLQKAENIPNRAGSQVNYELDDLSLMPERGAEMGSIGYDPALDYEMQVHAESGTKKNKDVMQGSKKSEKDRKSRLTSDPSDKKKTIGPIRKGKPSKPSPLDEAKVRAERLRTYKADLQKLKKEKEEEEIRRLEALKMERQKRIAARGNSVPAQSSVASQSKKQLPSKLSPSTHKGSKFTDGEPGPSSPLQRSIKPASVGSVDSHKASKPSKLNSATPSRGNRLSHSVSSLPEPKKDIGGVTPDTKASMARIRRLSEPKTSSSPLVSSVKSRHSEPKSKTKASGVPESKKISAIMNHDKSKIASLPELKIKTTKDPNVTDNKLGGNEMIQKVSGSISSTIDVAEPSRNTDKGSLHIDGDDGTVIEKTVVMLESIPTVNSSEATTLVQKENNGIFKIGRETEMVSDYAAIRAPVSSLNLDAVDKEHQIQPKPQAYEVAATDSENVRALVADTKNLKLEKIPEVLDKSQVKEPSKGFRRLLKFGKRNHSSARSEHSIDSNNEADELVANGASSSEVQSLKNLISQDETPTADNTPQKSSRTFSLLSPFRIKTSEKKYMA; translated from the exons ATGAAGTCTTCAACTCGACTTGACTCAGTGGTGTTCCAACTCACACCAACTCGAACCAG GTGTGATTTGGTTATATCTGCAAATGGGAAGACTGAAAAAATGGCTTCAGGTTTGCTTAATCCATTCCTTGCCCATTTAAAGACTGCTCAAGAGCAGATGGCCAAGGGGGGTTACTCAATTATCCTTCAACCAGACCCCACCATTGATGCAACTTGGTTCTCTAAAGGAACTGTGGAAag TTTTGTTCGATTTGTGAGTACTCCAGAGATCTTGGAACGAGTGTATTCTGTCGAATCTGAAATTTTGCAGATTGAAGAGGCTATTGCAATTCAAAGCAATAACAATATAGGATCGAGTGCC GTAGAAGAAAATCAAGTAAAACCTTTGGAAAGCTTAGAAG GCAGCAGGGCTACATCTGATTCCAGTGATGAGAAAGCCATTGTCCTTTACTCG CCTGGTCCACTACCACCTGAAGCGAATGCATCTTCTGTGGAGGGAAATTCTAA AGCTCAACTTTTGAAAGTCCTGGAGACAAGGAAGACAGTGCTGCAGAAAGAGCAAAGTATGGCCTTCGCACGTGCTGTAGCTGCTGGTTTTGACATTGACAATATGGCACCTTTGATGTCATTTGCTGAAACTTTTGGAGCCTCTCGTTTGAG GGATGCTTGTATAAAATTTACTGAATTATGGAAAAGAAAGCATGAAACTGGCCAGTGGCTTGAGATTGAAGCGGCTGAAGTGATGTCCAGCCAATCTGATTTCGCTGCTATGAATGCTTCTGGCATTGTGTTGTCAGAAAACAATGGAAAGTCTGGTGTTGAATCAAGTGCAG ATGGGAAGGTTCCAATGGATCAGCAGACCCTGAGCCATCAAGAATATTACCAAGCTCAGTATCCGCACCCCATGTTTCCTCCTTGGCCTATCCATTCTCCACCAGGTGGTATGCCACCTTTTCAAGGATATCCTATGCAAGGGATGCCTTACTACCCGAATTATCCGGGTGGTAGCCCATTCTTTCAGCAACCTTATCCATCAGCGGAGGATCCGAGACTCAATGCTGGTAAACGAATACAAAAGCGACATTCAATGGAGAGCAGAGATAGCCATAGTGGATCAGATACTTgggaaatggagagagcaaaatCTCAAGAAAATGAGGAGTTGGACAATGAAACTTCATTAAGTCCAAAACCGAGAAAGAAGAGTATCAGGTCAGGGATGGTGGTCATCAGGAACATCAATTATATCACTTCAAAAAGGGAAAATTCTTCAGGTAGTGATTCGCAGTCACATTCTGAATCTGAAGTGGATATGGAAGATGGAGATATTGAGCATAAGAACTCTCAGAGATCCTCAAAGAGGAAAGGAAGTCGAACAAAATCTGTTGATGAATATGATAGGGAAGAAACAGTTCATGGGAAGGAGACAGATGGTGGACACTGGCAAgcatttcaaaattatttacttAGAGATGCTGAAGACGAAGAACGTAGAACTGATCAAAGCATGTTTTCGACAGACAAGGAATTTAAAGGAAAGAGAAGACCTAATAGGGTGAATGAAGGTGAATATCCTTTAGTTTCTGGAGGACGAGAAATGGGTCAATTCGAAGAAGGGAATACAACCGACATGCATGAAATTAGTGCAAGTGGCTCTCGCATGCCTATAGCATCGAATGATCAGTCATTGATTATTAGAAGAGGTGGTCACTCTGCTGATGATGGAAGGTTCTTCATTGATGGTGAAATGGATGGCAGGAGGGGTTATCGAAGGAATATAAATGATGAGTTCATTGTAGATAGACAACAGAATCCGTCAGATTTTATGAATTCTCCATCTGATCCACAGACTTTTAATCGGTTTGAACGTTCACCCAACAGTTCGGAAAGAAGACCTTCAAATAATATAAATGATGATTCCTACATAGTTTCATTGAGGTCAACTTCAGCTACCCAAGCTGGAACTGATGACCGAAGTGCTATCAATATGGATTCCGATTTCACGTTATCACTTCAGAAAGCAGAAAATATACCTAACAGGGCTGGAAGCCAGGTCAATTATGAACTGGATGATTTGAGTTTGATGCCTGAGCGTGGAGCAGAAATGGGGTCAATTGGTTACGATCCTGCTTTGGATTATGAAATGCAGGTTCATGCTGAAAGTGGTACCAAGAAAAATAAAGATGTCATGCAAGGGTCTAAAAAGTCAGAAAAGGACCGAAAATCAAGGCTTACTTCCGATCCTTCAGATAAAAAGAAGACTATAGGGCCAATACGGAAAGGAAAGCCTTCAAAACCGAGTCCTTTGGATGAAGCAAAAGTCCGAGCTGAGAGGCTAAGAACCTATAAAGCTGATCTTCAGAAACTAAAGAAGGAGAAG GAAGAGGAGGAGATTAGGCGACTCGAAGCATTGAAGATGGAGAGACAAAAGAGAATTGCTGCAAGAGGCAATTCCGTTCCAGCTCAGTCATCCGTGGCTTCACAAAGCAAGAAACAATTGCCATCAAAACTTTCTCCGAGTACTCATAAGGGATCAAAGTTTACTGATGGTGAGCCTGGACCATCATCACCGCTACAAAGATCCATCAAGCCTGCTTCTGTGGGATCAGTTGATTCTCATAAAGCCTCCAAACCGAGTAAATTGAACAGTGCAACTCCGTCCCGTGGAAATAGATTAAGCCACTCAGTTTCATCATTGCCAGAACCGAAGAAAGACATTGGTGGTGTAACTCCTGATACAAAGGCATCTATGGCAAGGATTAGGAGATTATCAGAGCCAAAAACAAGTAGCAGTCCACTTGTTTCTTCAGTGAAGTCACGGCACTCTGAACCAAAGTCGAAAACAAAAGCATCTGGAGTGCCTGAAAGCAAAAAAATATCAGCAATTATGAACCATGATAAAAGTAAGATTGCTTCTCTTCCCGAGCTCAAAATTAAAACAACTAAAGATCCCAATGTTACGGACAACAAATTGGGAGGAAATGAAATGATTCAGAAGGTCAGTGGAAGTATTTCTTCGACCATCGATGTTGCTGAACCAAGTAGGAACACAGACAAAGGTTCACTTCATATTGATGGGGACGACGGTACAGTAATTGAGAAAACTGTTGTGATGCTTGAATCCATTCCCACAGTAAATTCATCAGAAGCAACGACACTAGTACAGAAGGAGAACAATGGCATCTTTAAAATCGGGAGGGAAACTGAGATGGTGTCAGATTATGCTGCCATTCGTGCACCTGTTTCTTCATTGAATCTTGATGCAGTTGATAAAGAACATCAAATACAACCAAAACCGCAAGCTTATGAG GTTGCAGCAACAGATTCGGAGAATGTTAGAGCTCTTGTAGCTGACACGAAGAACTTGAAACTGGAAAAGATTCCTGAAGTGTTGGATAAATCTCAAGTAAAGGAGCCATCGAAAGGGTTTCGACGGTTGTTGAAGTTTGGAAAAAGGAATCATAGCTCAGCTAGAAGTGAACATAGTATTGACTCAAACAATGAGgctgatgagttggttgcaaacggtgCCTCATCTAGTGAAG TTCAATCGTTGAAGAACCTAATCTCTCAGGATGAAACCCCGACAGCCGATAATACTCCACAAAAGT CATCTCGTACATTTTCATTGTTATCACCGTTCCGAATCAAGACAAGTGAAAAGAAGTATATGGCTTGA
- the LOC108456831 gene encoding putative protein phosphatase 2C-like protein 44 gives MGLKDIHFKLKAFKLRRFRFGDGGSKKRENGVKKKPSWMMPISHGYHVVENKSVRGGSDEPDFDTVVVQREQFDELELWFFGVFDPRIGDGVTKYIQSHFFDKKPKQSQINKKTKEIMKKAYLGARAKAREAQKKDETFQTESASAMLINGEKLVMANLGGYRAVVCRNGVAHQLNSKHHGGARRHWTRKLFPVRILACDSSNVTAIRHPRSSELVVGAEKLNAETEFIIIASTGIWEVMKNQEAVNLIRHLEDPQQAAECLTKEALTRMSKSNISCVIIRFD, from the exons ATGGGACTAAAAGATATCCACTTTAAGCTTAAG GCGTTTAAGCTAAGAAGATTTAGGTTTGGTGATGGTGGGAGCAAGAAAAGAGAGAATGGGGTTAAGAAGAAGCCTTCATGGATGATGCCAATCTCTCATGGCTACCATGTGGTAGAAAATAAGTCGGTGAGAGGCGGCTCCGATGAGCCGGATTTCGATACGGTGGTGGTTCAAAGGGAGCAATTTGATGAACTTGAGTTATGGTTCTTTGGAGTTTTTGATCCTAGGATTGGTGATGGAGTTACCAAGTATATTCAATCTCATTTCTTTGATAAGAAGCCTAAACAG TCTCAAATAAACAAGAAGACCAAAGAGATAATGAAGAAGGCATATCTGGGAGCAAGAGCAAAGGCAAGGGAGGCACAAAAAAAAGACGAGACGTTCCAAACCGAGTCGGCATCTGCGATGCTTATCAATGGAGAAAAGCTTGTGATGGCCAACCTAGGTGGCTATAGAGCCGTTGTATGTAGAAATGGTGTGGCTCATCAACTGAACAGCAAGCACCATGGTGGAGCTAGAAGACATTGGACTCGCAAACTATTTCCAG TACGCATATTAGCTTGCGATTCAAGTAATGTAACAGCAATACGGCACCCCAGAAGCTCGGAACTTGTTGTCGGGGCCGAAAAGCTCAATGCCGAGACCGAATTCATCATTATAGCAAGCACTGGAATCTGGGAG GTGATGAAAAATCAAGAAGCTGTGAATCTCATCAGGCATTTAGAGGATCCACAACAAGCAGCCGAGTGCTTAACAAAGGAGGCTTTAACAAGAATGAGCAAAAGCAATATATCATGTGTCATCATTCGTTTTGATTAA
- the LOC108455743 gene encoding plastid-lipid-associated protein 6, chloroplastic, producing MASSSFLLESPASIFSSSSIKAPLYLPKPYPFIVNVKRRRPERKRNPVLKSAVGDVSVVDSPPPPPPPPQDAKSELISSLKLKLLGIVSGLNRGLAANQDDLGKADDAAKELETVAGPVDLLTDLDKLQGRWKLIYSSAFSSRTLGGSRPGLPTGRLLPVTLGQVFQRIDVISKDFDNIAEIELGAPWPLPPLEVTATLAHKFEIIGSSKIKITFEKTSVKTRGTFSQLPSLDVPRIPDALRPPSNPGSGDFDVTFIDADTRITRGDRGELRVFVIS from the exons ATGGCTTCTTCAAGTTTTCTTCTAGAATCTCCGGCGTCTATCTTCTCTTCTTCCTCCATTAAAGCTCCTCTCTATCTCCCGAAACCCTACCCTTTTATTGTTAACGTGAAACGGCGCCGTCCCGAAAGGAAGCGAAACCCTGTTCTGAAATCGGCTGTTGGAGATGTCTCCGTCGTTGACTCACCACCGCCGCCGCCGCCTCCACCTCAAGATGCTAAATCTGAACTCATTTCTTCTTTGAAGCTTAAATTACTg GGTATTGTTTCTGGGCTGAATAGAGGTCTTGCTGCGAACCAAGATGATCTCGGAAAAGCAGATGATGCCGCCAAGGAACTCGAAACGGTTGCCGGACCTGTGGACTTATTGACCGATCTTGATAAGCTGCAAGGGAGATGGAAACTGATATACAGTAGTGCATTCTCGTCTCGTACGCTCGGTGGGAGCCGTCCTGGACTTCCCACTGGAAGGTTGCTCCCCGTAACTCTCGGCCAG GTTTTTCAGAGAATTGATGTCATAAGCAAAGATTTTGATAATATAGCAGAAATTGAATTGGGAGCTCCATGGCCATTACCTCCACTTGAAGTCACTGCTACCTTAGCTCACAAATTCGAAATCATAG GATCTTCAAAGATCAAAATAACATTTGAGAAAACGAGTGTGAAAACGAGAGGGACCTTTTCTCAGCTTCCTTCATTGGATGTACCTCGGATTCCCGACGCTTTAAGGCCTCCATCTAATCCAGGGAGCGGCGACTTTGATGTTACCTTCATCGACGCCGATACCCGAATCACCAGAGGAGATAGAGGTGAGCTTAGGGTTTTTGTCATCTCATAA